The following coding sequences lie in one Corticium candelabrum chromosome 10, ooCorCand1.1, whole genome shotgun sequence genomic window:
- the LOC134185943 gene encoding atrial natriuretic peptide receptor 1-like, with the protein MLLIAILVYQLAHPVKSWHDFDNKQYDCWPLAKDLKPSDDIPCSGLSVTWKLKPPKQFEQDREFNVSYYVDATDDFFQWAVDQHYFSETFKNGSEVKRFCLDTSCPDATEANEDNCCLHHINVHSCARESIAFCGPWVQPTGTIATHTDATADKLRPETPIQTTVALKSAGLNSIIAHIKIGRMQIALHAETLVIAKKYCGDGHCDSDRGESCSSCKSDCCLLSPAEIGGIISVAIVIILVIALAAVWYIYKKKKMLWDDSWIVDYSDIKPNTEMPGFMGSTISLMQPNGVQQQHRQIFSQTGRYDEQTVAIKKVYKPNFSVTYEVRTEVLKVRQLDHTNLCKFIGCSFDGSHLAIISEYCAKGSLNDVLLNDEIPLNWDFRFSFSKDIVRGMLYLYNKRILHGRLKLSNCVVDDRWVVKISDYGLPSLRQQDNNVVAQLNYEAYQSQLRLSYLSPEILLGGEPYASSGPGDVYSFGVILTEIGLRTEAIPPENVKWDGSWRPDIPDLAQPDEGKESLCPCPEDYKNLIRQCLNSIPDRRPTFDQVKKCIVRMHPVRENPVDNMMRMMEKYSKHLEILVGERTQGLVQEKERADQLLYSMIPQSVVGDWQRVGLYAKAYDTVTIYFSDVVGFTTLCSDSSPMEVVNFLNDLYTCFDGIVDEYDVYKVETIGDAYMVVSGLPEPNGQKHAQEIAGMALDLLEKSKRFQIPHRPNTPFQIRVGMHSGPVVAGLVGLKMPRYCLFGDTVNTASRMESTGLPDMIQLSDTCYQFLQQSGGGFSLQCRGEVNVKGKGMMTTWWLMGRDGAMSGKESLAGSRASHRRPTHGMSSVRKISLPGAVHQD; encoded by the exons ATGCTGTTGATTGCAATCTTGGTGTATCAG CTTGCACACCCAGTGAAATCGTGGCACGACtttgacaacaaacaatacgaCTGTTGGCCTTTAGCAAAAGATCTAAAGCCATCGGATGACATCCCATGCAGCG GTCTTTCGGTAACATGGAAATTGAAGCCGCCGAAGCAGTTTGAACAGGACAGGGAATTTAACGTGAGCTACTATGTAGACGCCACGGACGACTTCTTTCAGTGGGCAGTGGATCAACATTACTTCAGTGAAACGTTCAA GAATGGCTCTGAAGTAAAGAGATTCTGTTTAGATACTTCATGCCCTGATGCTACAGAAGCAAACGAAGATAATTGTTGTTTACACCATATCAATGTTCACTCTTGTGCACGAGAGTCG ATTGCATTTTGTGGTCCTTGGGTTCAACCAACAGGAACTatagcaacacacacagatgccACTGCTGACAAACTGAGGCCAGAGACACCAATCCAAACTACAGTTGCATTAAAGTCTGCAGGACTCAACAGCATTATAGCCCATATCAAGATTGGTAGAATGCAAATAGCCTTACATGCAGAGACTTTAGTTATAGCTAAGAAAT ATTGTGGAGATGGACACTGTGATTCAGACAGAGGAGAAAGTTGCAGCTCTTGTAAAAGTGattgttgtcttctttctcCAGCAGAGATAGGTGGTATCATTTCTGTTGCGATTGTGATCATTCTTGTCATAGCTCTTGCTGCAGTT TGGTACATTtacaaaaagaagaaaatgcTATGGGATGACAGTTGGATTGTGGACTACAGTGACATAAAGCCTAACACAGAGATGCCTGGATTTATGGGAAGTACTATAAGTCTGATGCAACCGAATGGGGTACAACAACAGCACAGGCAAATTTTCAGCCAGACTGGAAGATA TGATGAACAAACAGTGGCCATTAAGAAGGTGTACAAACCAAACTTCAGTGTTACTTACGAAGTACGAACTGAAGTCTTGAAAGTCAG ACAACTAGATCACACTAATTTGTGCAAGTTTATTGGGTGCTCGTTTGATGGTTCTCACTTGGCTATAATATCTGAGTATTGCGCTAAAGGCAGCTTGAATGATGTGCTTCTTAATGATGAGATTCCTCTAAATTGGGATTTTCGATTTTCATTTTCAAAAGACATTGTTAGAGGAATGCTCTATCTCTACAACAAGAGAATATTACATGGAAGACTCAAGTTGTCAAACTGTGTTGTTGATGATCGATGGGTTGTGAAGATCTCTGACTATGGTTTACCGAGTCTTCGGCAGCAAGATAACAATGTCGTTGCCCAGTTGAATTATGAGGCTTACCAGTCTCAACTGCGTTTGTCATATTTGTCTCCAGAAATATTGCTAGGAGGTGAACCTTATGCCTCCTCTGGCCCTGGAGATGTCTACAG tttTGGAGTAATCTTGACAGAAATTGGTTTAAGAACAGAAGCTATTCCACCG GAAAACGTGAAATGGGACGGTTCTTGGAGGCCTGATATCCCAGATTTGGCTCAACCCGACGAAGGCAAGGAAAGCTTATGTCCTTGCCCTGAAGATTACAAAAAT CTTATTAGACAATGCTTAAATAGCATTCCAGACAGACGGCCAACGTTTGATCAAGTGAAAAAATGTATAGTAAGAATGCATCCAGTTCGAGAGAATCCTGTTGACAATATGATGCGAATG ATGGAAAAGTACTCTAAACATTTGGAGATCCTGGTTGGTGAAAGAACACAAGGCTTGGTTCAAGAAAAAGAACGGGCTGACCAGCTGCTATATA GTATGATTCCTCAATCAGTTGTTGGTGATTGGCAGCGTGTAGGTTTATATGCGAAAGCATATGATACTGTAACCATCTACTTCAG TGATGTGGTGGGATTTACAACGTTGTGTAGTGACAGTTCCCCAATGGAGGTGGTCAACTTTCTCAATGATTTATATACATGCTTTGATGGAATTGTTGACGAATATGATGTTTACAAAGTGGAGACAATTGGTGATGCTT ACATGGTTGTCAGTGGGCTACCTGAGCCCAATGGACAAAAACATGCACAAGAAATTGCTGGAATGGCTCTGGACTTGTTAGAAAAGAGCAAACGATTTCAGATTCCTCATCGTCCCAACACACCATTTCAAATTCGTGTTGGGATGCACTCTGGTCCTGTTGTTGCTGGTCTGGTGGGTTTGAAAATGCCCCGATACTGTCTGTTTGGAGATACTGTCAACACCGCATCTAGAATGGAATCAACTGGCCTTC CTGACATGATTCAGTTGAGCGATACTTGCTATCAGTTCCTGCAGCAGTCAGGTGGGGGTTTCTCTTTGCAATGCAGAGGTGAAGTCAACGTAAAA GGAAAAGGTATGATGACAACTTGGTGGTTGATGGGAAGGGATGGAGCAATGTCAGGAAAAGAGAGTTTGGCAGGGAGTCGTGCAAGTCACCGTCGACCTACGCATGGGATGTCTAGCGTTAGAAAGATATCTTTACCGGGTGCAGTGCACCAGGATTAG
- the LOC134185535 gene encoding ras-like protein 1 yields the protein MALQDKQKRSNDVLMASAQSSRRSNSFPYKYQFAVLGASRVGKSALVRRWMTPETFIETHYETVDESYEKTVPVGVGNARVQIHVVDTGGSHSFPAMRSLLARDADGFLLVFDTHDRNSFTRVKEIRQEIEEMRRLSRKQHSEAAAAGTNIVSSLPAVLVANKTDGDDTVDSLALRQEAKELARQLGIGYVETSAKNNRNITEIFRCLILRVQNSFAHDFAAMGTKARKNKTVTKRLWRSIRVVFTLPRISPRTMRK from the coding sequence ATGGCACtccaagacaaacagaaacggAGCAACGATGTATTGATGGCTTCAGCACAATCCAGCCGGCGAAGCAACTCGTTTCCTTATAAGTACCAGTTTGCTGTTCTGGGAGCGTCTCGTGTTGGGAAGTCGGCCTTGGTGAGACGTTGGATGACCCCAGAGACGTTTATTGAAACTCACTACGAGACGGTGGACGAAAGCTACGAAAAAACGGTGCCTGTGGGCGTCGGCAACGCTCGCGTACAAATACATGTCGTGGACACCGGTGGGAGTCATTCGTTTCCAGCCATGAGGAGTCTTCTGGCTCGCGATGCGGACGGTTTTCTGCTTGTTTTCGACACTCACGACAGGAATTCGTTTACGAGAGTCAAAGAAATAAGACAGGAAATCGAGGAAATGCGCCGGCTCTCCCGGAAACAGCACAGCGAAGCCGCAGCTGCCGGTACCAACATTGTTTCTTCCCTACCCGCAGTGCTCGTAGCCAACAAAACAGATGGCGATGACACCGTCGACAGTCTGGCTTTGCGCCAAGAAGCGAAAGAGTTGGCGAGACAGCTGGGCATTGGCTACGTCGAAACGTCGGCAAAGAATAACAGAAACATAACTGAAATTTTTCGTTGTTTGATATTGCGGGTGCAGAACTCGTTTGCTCATGACTTTGCCGCTATGGGCACGAAGGCGAGGAAAAATAAGACGGTTACGAAAAGGTTGTGGAGGTCAATTCGCGTAGTCTTCACATTACCACGAATTTCTCCAAGAACAATGAGAAAGTAG
- the LOC134185534 gene encoding uncharacterized protein LOC134185534 — MIKPLITSTVFACDTSEDDRYVRCDFRHCRLHGGKGGRVRLLNTPQNVKLLDKHVGEEIQTYMSGLEVEFPLLQPPVLGNWNRSTSGFVEITPDVSKILMLFELDEPRSSLGQWLEKFVMATCRSSKDCSIAIFTRSFRCRRQLLNLIMEESSKLSQHNRQFKVLVMLSCHSSNQGQVFSCTPSSITAQCQFEEFCSLHDFVWTCQESFASHLIGIHLSSCFTLKMDSSHKDWPVDASWISNVLNCTVSGSTNEVYETGSQVADLYISLAELFGGNVTHAGKMLPFKVTIEEITSHAFPDLANEMGLKMLLPERLDDELKNQPTEEQVHVKQLVMSDVFVCFLMIQSDLESCSHADALMTALQLRPDVKCGIQAIVLDLSSESVDSSVDAESSAKRHCYDMHQENLNCTLRKCLTKQLPLELLCADNGSGKKGIQTVFFIVFGSLLAQLADAVIATVSEWNEILRHSRVIDDLPVDLAFHCKAKGFVYGVHFTDLEPLPSNPNVGEISTATSDGFVVSGNTSPVQLQCSHHCGQTAVFPVLLYTLQLVTGENGSKRGPLLATQTAAVGTVVTDSQVASSWSAKEVIMEVQHVMSGLSHDCELRIIGCHQNVKHLSINNDTTVTVGGSLSLPSTETQVFPSSIQSTSSYADSTHENNSSELLKCAKSLGGSTNERRSKDLPLMSNIRDICVRHYLLDLTVDFSRHIIIGSIVLFLTALEDTQSPIRADKLHLDCCDLDILAVEEPVGIDSYYPVFDMNGISNITFDAAAISKLTQHWGSRLDFKVERWHMTVQRDLRRSEFPQCVRITYRTKAGGKSLAWADDADGRPCVFNWGSPVNNRAFFPGQDVPGAMSTWDAVIHLQRGFLPVMSSNFVTQLPNYYSEDPWDHFYFSMPCVLPCSCIGFAAGYFCVSSVQCPSCPIYQISGIPGRADVVCQDLVCRLVTSPLLMERAQHEYGHRLPTFLRAACDMLGPYPYARLDIVILPRSFGCMGLANPNAVFLSPSMLCGDGSMAVRLAHEISHAWFGLLIGPRDWTEEWLTEGFATFCEDIILAKAEQWTLTESVERYSLKAMIRWRTLMSELKNTDENLHLMKQEQKKLMEQVALANGRETVVAKTGTVVHNALRPEKRFMQMPYLKGYFLLYHMASTVGFELFSNVLKLYASRYQGCLVSSEDFFGLFFETFPETRNSQFSPEALSSNWLCSIHVPVDINSFLLGNRLLDKALEHVKLWQAIDKVNVSNLRRRKRGSHGLPKPRETIELLELSDQIVLLLEGLLDLKRISHSTLQQLDRKYQFANLNAEVRHRWCELTVKHRHVKAYKHVKRFLIEDQGMGVYLYGELMCTRDEKAIALAREVFELLCNEMDYETQLVVREMVYG; from the exons ATGATTAAG ccaCTTATTACAAGCACGGTTTTTGCGTGCGATACCTCTGAAGATGACCGTTATGTTCGTTGTGATTTTCGCCATTGTCGTCTACACGGAGGAAAGGGAGGGCGCGTGCGGCTGCTGAACACTCCGCAGAACGTCAAACTTCTCGATAAACACGTCGGAGAGGAGATACAGACGTACATGAGTGGACTAGAAGTAGAATTCCCGCTGCTACAACCTCCTGTTTTGGGAAATTGGAACAGAAGTACATCTGGATTTGTAGAAATCACCCCGGATGTTTCTAAG ATTCTCATGCTTTTTGAGTTGGATGAACCTCGTTCCTCGCTTGGACAGTGGCTTGAGAAATTCGTGATGGCGACATGTCGAA GCAGCAAAGATTGCAGCATTGCTATCTTCACCAGATCCTTTCGCTGTAGGCGACAGCTTCTGAATCTTATTATGGAAGAAAGCAGCAAACTCAgtcaacacaacagacagt TCAAAGTTTTAGTGATGCTGAGCTGTCATTCAAGCAATCAGGGCCAAGTGTTTTCTTGCACTCCCAGTTCCATCACTGCACAATGCCAGTTTGAAGAGTTTTGTTCACTGCATGACTTTGTATGGACGTGCCAAGAGTCTTTTGCCAGTCATCTAATTGGCATTCATCTGTCGTCGTGTTTTACTCTCAAAATGGACAGCTCACATAAG GATTGGCCTGTGGATGCTAGTTGGATTTCGAATGTATTGAATTGTACTGTGTCAGGAAGTACGAACGAAGTGTACGAAACTGGGTCTCAGGTGGCTGAtctttacatttcattggCTGAACTGTTTGGGGGCAACGTGACCCATGCAGGTAAAATGTTACCTTTCAAGGTGACAATTGAAGAGATTACTTCACATGCATTTCCTGATCTTGCCAACGAAATGGGACTGAAGATGTTGCTACCTGAGAGGCTAGATGATGAACTGAAGAATCAACCGACTGAGGAACAG GTTCATGTCAAGCAGCTTGTCATGTCTgatgtttttgtatgttttctgATGATTCAAAGTGACTTAGAGAGCTGTTCACATGCAGATGCTCTCATGACTGCGTTACAGCTGAGACCCGACGTAAAGTGTGGCATTCAAGCGATTGTTCTAGACCTTTCCAGTGAATCAGTTGACAGCTCTGTTGATGCTGAATCGAGTGCTAAGCGTCATTGCTATGATATGCATCAGGAAAACTTAAATTGCACGTTGCGAAAATGTCTCACTAAGCAGCTGCCGTTAGAGCTGTTATGTGCTGATAATGGCAGTGGCAAGAAGGGAATTCAGACCGTCTTTTTTATAGTATTTGGTTCTCTTTTGGCTCAACTTGCTGATGCTGTCATTGCAACAGTGTCTGAATGGAATGAAATATTACGGCACTCAAGAGTGATTGATGACTTACCAGTTGACTTGGCATTTCATTGCAAAGCAAAGGGTTTTGTATATGGTGTGCATTTCACAGACTTGGAGCCATTACCTTCTAATCCAAACGTCGGAGAAATTTCCACTGCGACTTCTGATGGATTTGTTGTAAGTGGCAACACGTCACCTGTTCAACTTCAATGCTCTCATCATTGTGGTCAGACAGCTGTATTTCCTGTTCTTCTTTACACATTGCAGCTTGTAACAGGAGAGAACGGTAGCAAACGCGGTCCTTTGCTTGCCACTCAAACAGCTGCTGTTGGTACTGTAGTGACAGACTCACAAGTTGCATCATCATGGTCTGCAAAAGAAGTTATTATGGAAGTGCAACATGTCATGTCGGGCCTTAGTCATGATTGTGAATTGAGAATTATTGGATGTCACCAGAATGTGAAACATCTATCTATTAACAATGATACGACTGTAACTGTCGGGGGTAGTCTATCTCTTCCATCAACAGAAACACAGGTTTTCCCATCCAGTATTCAATCAACATCGTCTTATGCCGACAGTACACATGAGAATAATTCATCTGAATTACTGAAATGTGCAAAGAGTCTAGGGGGCAGTACAAATGAGAGACGATCCAAAGATTTGCCACTTATGTCTAATATACGTGATATTTGTGTTCGTCACTACTTATTGGACTTGACCGTGGATTTTAGTCGTCACATAATTATTGGTTCTATTGTGTTGTTTCTGACTGCATTGGAAGATACCCAGAGCCCAATCAGAGCGGACAAGCTACATCTTGACTGTTGTGATTTGGACATCCTTGCTGTCGAAGAGCCTGTTGGCATTGACAGTTATTACCCTGTGTTTGATATGAATGGTATTAGCAATATTACATTTGATGCTGCTGCTATAAGTAAGCTCACACAACATTGGGGTTCTCGTTTGGATTTTAAAGTGGAAAGGTGGCATATGACTGTTCAGCGAGACTTAAGGAGGAGTGAATTTCCACAATGTGTGAGGATAACTTATAGGACGAAGGCAGGTGGTAAATCATTGGCTTGGGCAGATGATGCTGATGGAAG ACCATGTGTCTTCAACTGGGGCTCACCAGTGAACAACCGAGCATTCTTTCCTGGTCAGGATGTCCCAGGTGCAATGTCAACTTGGGATGCAGTTATTCATCTTCAGCGGGGCTTCCTGCCTGTCATGAGTAGCAACTTTGTTACACAGTTGCCAAACTACTATTCTGAAG ATCCATGGGATCATTTCTACTTTTCCATGCCATGTGTGTTACCCTGTTCTTGTATTGGCTTTGCTGCTggatatttttgtgtttcaTCTGTTCAATGTCCGTCATGTCCAATTTACCAGATTTCAGGGATTCCGGGGAGAGCAGATGTTGTGTGTCAGGATCTCGTATGCCGTTTGGTGACGTCACCTTTATTGATGGAGCGTGCTCAGCATGAGTATGGTCATAGACTACCAACTTTCCTTCGTGCGGCTTGTGATATGCTGGGGCCGTACCCATATGCACGACTGGATATTGTCATATTGCCACGTTCTTTTGGCTGCATGGGTTTGGCAAA TCCAAATGCTGTGTTTCTTTCTCCTTCGATGTTATGTGGTGATGGAAGTATGGCTGTACGACTAGCACATGAAATAAGTCATGCTTGGTTTGGCCTGCTCATAGGGCCACGTGACTGGACAGAAGAATGGCTCACAGAAGGATTTGCAACCTTTTGTGAGGACATCATTCTTGCGAAAGCAGAACAG TGGACATTGACTGAATCTGTTGAACGCTACAGTCTTAAAGCAATGATCAGGTGGCGAACACTGATGAGTGAATTGAAGAATACTGATGAGAACCTGCACTTGATGAA ACAAGAAcagaagaaattgatggaGCAAGTTGCATTGGCAAATGGTCGAG AGACTGTCGTTGCTAAAACAGGAACTGTTGTTCATAATGCTCTTCGACCGGAGAAGCGCTTCATGCAGATGCCGTACCTTAAA GGCTACTTTCTGTTGTATCACATGGCATCGACTGTTGGATTTGAATTGTTTAGCAATGTGCTAAAGTTGTATGCCAGCAGATATCAAGGCTGTCTTGTGTCATCTGAG GACTTCTTTGGTTTGTTCTTTGAGACTTTTCCTGAGACCAG aaacAGTCAATTTAGTCCTGAAGCCTTGTCAAGCAATTGGCTTTGTTCTATCCACGTTCCTGTA GATATCAACTCTTTTCTATTGGGAAATCGCTTATTAGATAAGGCATTAGAACAT GTTAAATTGTGGCAAGCAATAGACAAGGTTAATGTTAGTAACCTTCGAAGAAGAAAAAGAGGTAGTCATGGACTACCGAAACCACGGGAAACGATAGAGCTGTTG GAGCTGTCCGACCAAATAGTTTTGCTATTGGAGGGTCTACTGGATCTAAAACGAATATCTCACTCGACGTTGCAGCAATTGGATCGAAAGTATCAATTTGCAAATCTCAACGCTGAA GTTCGACATCGTTGGTGTGAACTGACCGTCAAGCACAG ACACGTAAAAGCATACAAGCACGTGAAACGTTTTCTCATAGAAGATCAG GGCATGGGTGTCTATTTGTATGGCGAGTTGATGTGCACGCGCGACGAGAAAGCTATCGCACTTGCGAGAGAAGTCTTCGAGCTGCTGTGCAACGAAATGGATTACGAGACTCAGCTTGTTGTTCGAGAAATGGTTTACGGCTAG